In Nitrospira sp., one genomic interval encodes:
- a CDS encoding phosphate ABC transporter ATP-binding protein: protein MQSERLAIPAPATFPSPSAKIRPAREPQPASPLDAKVLVRGLDFFYGERQTLFRVSLTVRSHSVTAFIGPSGCGKSTLLRCLNRMNDLVEGARIAGRVELDGVDIYSLGIDVTDLRKRVGMVFQKSNPFPKSIYDNVAYGPRLHGTRDKRRLDELVEQSLKGAGLWDEVKDRLAQSALGLSGGQQQRLCIARALAVQPEVILMDEPCSALDPIATAKIEELIYTLKDTYTVVIVTHNMQQAARVSDQCGFFLMGELVEFGDTKHIFTTPRDKRTEDYITGRFG from the coding sequence ATGCAGTCTGAACGTTTGGCGATACCGGCGCCGGCCACCTTCCCCTCCCCTTCCGCCAAGATCAGACCGGCCCGTGAACCGCAACCGGCCTCCCCCCTGGATGCCAAGGTCCTGGTGCGGGGGTTGGACTTTTTCTACGGGGAGCGGCAGACTCTGTTTCGCGTCTCGTTGACGGTCCGCAGCCATTCCGTCACGGCGTTCATCGGCCCATCCGGCTGCGGCAAGTCCACTCTGCTCCGCTGCCTGAACCGAATGAACGACCTGGTCGAAGGCGCCAGGATCGCCGGTCGAGTGGAATTGGACGGCGTCGACATCTACAGCCTGGGCATCGACGTCACCGACCTCAGGAAACGCGTGGGCATGGTCTTCCAGAAATCCAATCCGTTTCCCAAATCCATCTACGACAACGTGGCCTACGGGCCGCGTCTGCATGGAACCCGAGACAAACGCCGGCTGGACGAACTGGTGGAACAGAGCCTGAAGGGTGCAGGCCTCTGGGACGAGGTCAAGGACCGGCTGGCACAGAGCGCCCTGGGACTGTCAGGAGGGCAACAACAGCGTCTCTGCATCGCGCGCGCCCTCGCGGTCCAGCCGGAGGTCATCCTGATGGACGAGCCCTGTTCGGCCCTCGACCCGATTGCGACCGCCAAGATCGAAGAGCTCATTTATACCTTGAAGGATACCTACACCGTCGTGATCGTGACGCACAACATGCAACAGGCCGCACGCGTCTCGGATCAATGCGGCTTTTTCCTGATGGGCGAGCTGGTCGAGTTCGGGGATACCAAACACATCTTCACCACGCCGCGCGATAAGCGGACCGAAGACTACATTACCGGTCGCTTCGGATAG
- the pstA gene encoding phosphate ABC transporter permease PstA produces the protein MTTFWRSGEPFIWMTAAGVALSLLMVGGMLLLIMVNGLGQFWPAALTEHVLTTGELVLGQVVGKEVIPSTVTPDRPEGRLRFRLRVGNRDVLGSDYRWVNADDIASTTQPKEAAFIERREWGPAYGRITAVVEGEVERPVASWQEITTLVGEANELREKIAQLERDEIGAINHRIEAARLARQALLADGTVSHEEAAEDRLITERLSHLERQYQEKTAVLEQWHREAGRKALILTLANGKTTRISLDRALAVSRPNAMGPVEKLGFYLRNLWNFVSTEPREANTEGGIFPAIFGTVLMVFVMTAAVMPFGVMAAVYLREYATQGLVVRLVRIAVNNLAGVPSIVFGVFGLAFFVYALGGTIDQWFFPEALPNPTYGTGGILWASLTLALLTVPVVIVATEEGLSAVPKDFREGSVGLGATKFETIRHVILPCALPGILTGLILAMARAAGEVAPLMLTGVVKLAPALPLDQYLPFLHLDRKFMHLGFHIYDVGFQSPNVEAAKPMVYMTTLILILVVVLLNWVAVSLRNRLRRRYATSAV, from the coding sequence CTGACAACGTTCTGGCGTAGTGGCGAACCGTTCATCTGGATGACGGCCGCCGGTGTGGCGCTTAGCCTCCTCATGGTCGGCGGAATGCTCCTCCTCATCATGGTCAACGGACTCGGCCAGTTCTGGCCTGCGGCTCTGACCGAGCATGTACTGACAACCGGAGAATTGGTGCTGGGACAGGTCGTCGGGAAAGAAGTCATTCCTTCCACCGTGACGCCTGACCGGCCGGAAGGCCGGCTACGCTTCCGCCTTCGAGTCGGCAATCGCGACGTGCTCGGATCCGACTATCGCTGGGTGAATGCCGACGACATCGCCTCGACCACTCAACCAAAAGAGGCGGCCTTCATCGAGCGGCGTGAATGGGGCCCGGCCTATGGCCGGATCACCGCCGTGGTGGAAGGCGAGGTGGAACGGCCCGTCGCGTCCTGGCAAGAGATCACGACACTCGTGGGCGAAGCGAATGAACTGCGTGAGAAGATCGCGCAGCTGGAGCGAGACGAGATCGGCGCGATCAACCACCGCATCGAAGCCGCGCGCCTGGCCCGGCAAGCCCTGCTCGCCGATGGGACGGTCAGCCACGAGGAAGCGGCCGAAGACCGGCTGATCACCGAGCGGTTGTCCCACCTCGAGCGACAATATCAGGAGAAAACGGCTGTGCTGGAGCAATGGCATCGCGAAGCGGGACGGAAAGCGCTGATCCTGACGCTCGCCAACGGCAAGACGACCCGCATCTCCCTGGATCGGGCCTTAGCCGTGAGCCGTCCCAATGCTATGGGCCCTGTCGAAAAGCTGGGCTTCTACCTGCGGAACCTGTGGAACTTCGTTTCGACCGAGCCGCGCGAGGCCAATACCGAAGGCGGCATCTTCCCGGCCATTTTCGGGACCGTGCTCATGGTGTTCGTGATGACGGCGGCGGTCATGCCTTTTGGGGTCATGGCGGCCGTCTATCTGCGCGAGTATGCCACCCAGGGTCTGGTGGTCCGGCTCGTGCGCATCGCCGTCAACAACCTGGCAGGGGTCCCCTCGATCGTGTTCGGCGTGTTCGGCCTGGCCTTCTTCGTCTACGCATTGGGCGGCACGATCGACCAGTGGTTCTTTCCCGAAGCCTTGCCCAATCCGACCTATGGCACCGGCGGCATCCTGTGGGCATCGCTGACGTTGGCCCTGCTGACTGTCCCGGTGGTCATCGTGGCGACGGAGGAAGGCCTCTCCGCGGTGCCGAAAGATTTTCGTGAAGGCTCGGTCGGGCTGGGCGCCACCAAGTTTGAAACGATCCGGCATGTCATCCTCCCCTGCGCCCTGCCCGGCATCCTCACGGGCCTGATCCTGGCCATGGCCCGCGCGGCTGGCGAGGTGGCACCCTTGATGCTCACAGGCGTGGTCAAACTGGCCCCGGCCTTGCCCCTGGACCAATATCTCCCCTTCCTCCATCTGGATCGGAAGTTCATGCATCTGGGATTTCATATTTACGACGTCGGGTTTCAATCGCCCAACGTAGAGGCGGCCAAACCGATGGTGTACATGACGACGCTCATCCTGATCCTGGTCGTCGTGTTGTTGAATTGGGTGGCGGTGAGCCTGCGCAACCGTTTGCGCCGTCGTTACGCCACCTCGGCGGTGTAA
- a CDS encoding Ppx/GppA family phosphatase translates to MPKLAVLDIGTNSIHMVLAEVQPDYSYKILDRFKDMTRLGDGVFTSRRLSDQAMTRGLDVIRNLVTLARNKGYERIEGVATSAVREARNGGEFLDHVAQQTGLVVRVITGTEEARLIFLGVQNSVALPEQPSLVIDIGGGSVELIVGNRDSILHARSLKLGAIRLKDLYLTKTPPSKSMLEALDEAVTAQLKSALGPYKTKRVQQVIATSGMAANLAEVIHLQRTGRPLPQLNLAKVSAKEIGGIEKRLAESSLKARLEIPGLDPKRVDTLLPAATVFRVLLDLLDKKELTLCDKAIREGIIYDFVQRHREGIQAERDIPDVRRRNILSLARRCHVPEAHALHVAALALQLFDQTTSLHGYGAREREWLEFAAVLHDIGYMINSRQHHKHAYYLIKHSDLSGFTADEIDLIANIARYHRRSVPGRKHEEYTALPNAMQRIVTRLSAFLRIADGLDRSQFGVVQQLSVALDKTVLISVRVSGDAELELWAARSRSDLFEKVFKRPVEFVVAPQTEEAS, encoded by the coding sequence ATGCCCAAACTTGCCGTTCTCGATATCGGCACCAACTCCATCCACATGGTGTTGGCCGAAGTCCAACCCGACTACTCGTATAAAATTCTCGATCGGTTCAAGGACATGACCAGGTTGGGCGACGGCGTATTTACCTCACGCCGCCTGTCCGACCAGGCCATGACGCGCGGTCTTGATGTGATCCGTAACCTCGTGACCCTCGCCCGGAACAAGGGGTATGAGCGTATCGAGGGTGTCGCCACCAGCGCCGTCCGCGAGGCGCGGAACGGCGGCGAGTTTCTCGACCATGTGGCCCAGCAGACAGGGCTGGTCGTTCGCGTCATCACCGGAACGGAAGAAGCGCGGCTGATCTTCCTGGGCGTGCAAAACAGCGTCGCACTGCCGGAGCAACCCAGCCTGGTCATCGACATCGGCGGCGGCTCCGTGGAACTGATCGTGGGCAACCGCGACTCCATTCTCCATGCCCGCAGCCTCAAACTCGGCGCGATCCGTCTCAAGGATCTCTATCTCACGAAGACCCCTCCCTCCAAGTCGATGCTGGAGGCGCTGGATGAGGCCGTCACCGCGCAGCTCAAGAGCGCACTCGGTCCCTACAAGACCAAACGGGTTCAGCAGGTCATCGCCACGTCCGGCATGGCCGCCAACCTGGCCGAGGTGATTCATCTGCAACGGACGGGGCGTCCGCTGCCTCAGTTGAACCTGGCCAAGGTCTCCGCCAAGGAAATCGGTGGCATAGAAAAACGGTTGGCCGAGTCGTCGCTGAAAGCGCGCTTGGAAATTCCCGGGCTCGACCCTAAACGCGTCGATACGCTCCTGCCCGCGGCGACGGTCTTTCGCGTCTTACTGGATCTCCTGGATAAGAAGGAGTTGACGCTCTGCGACAAAGCCATTCGCGAAGGGATCATTTACGACTTCGTCCAACGGCATCGCGAAGGGATTCAGGCCGAGCGCGATATTCCCGACGTCCGTCGGCGCAATATCCTCTCCCTGGCTCGGCGTTGTCATGTTCCCGAGGCCCATGCGCTTCACGTGGCAGCGTTGGCCCTGCAACTCTTCGATCAAACGACATCGCTGCATGGGTACGGCGCACGGGAGCGTGAATGGTTGGAGTTCGCCGCGGTCCTGCATGACATCGGCTACATGATCAATTCGCGGCAACATCACAAACATGCCTATTACTTGATCAAACACAGCGACCTCTCGGGGTTCACCGCCGACGAAATCGACCTGATCGCCAATATCGCGCGGTATCACAGACGTTCGGTTCCTGGCCGGAAACATGAGGAGTACACCGCCCTGCCGAACGCCATGCAGCGCATCGTCACGCGGTTGTCCGCCTTCCTGCGCATCGCCGACGGTCTGGACCGGAGTCAGTTCGGTGTCGTGCAACAACTTTCGGTCGCGTTGGACAAAACGGTGCTGATCAGCGTGCGGGTGTCGGGGGATGCGGAGCTCGAACTGTGGGCCGCCCGTTCACGGAGCGACCTCTTCGAAAAGGTCTTCAAACGGCCGGTGGAGTTCGTCGTCGCGCCGCAAACGGAAGAGGCATCCTGA
- the phoU gene encoding phosphate signaling complex protein PhoU, with product MQRHFDQDLAHLKRQLLRMGGLVESQIQQALTALVDRNSDLAVTVIQQDHDVNALDVEIDDLCIQLLALQQPTARDLRFITTAMKISSELERMGDLADNIARRALELNVEPQLKPYIDIPRMANWTMRMVKECLDAFVNSDPVLARKVCMDDDFVDDVNEQLFRELLSFMLENTQTITRALRLTFVAKSLERIADHATNIAELVVYMVEGKNIRHTLPSASV from the coding sequence ATGCAACGACATTTCGATCAAGACTTGGCCCATTTGAAGCGCCAGCTGCTCCGCATGGGAGGACTCGTGGAATCGCAGATCCAGCAGGCGCTCACCGCGCTCGTGGACCGCAACTCCGATCTCGCGGTCACCGTCATTCAACAGGATCATGACGTCAACGCCCTCGATGTCGAAATCGACGACCTCTGCATCCAATTGCTCGCCCTGCAACAGCCCACCGCCCGGGACCTGCGTTTCATCACTACGGCCATGAAGATCTCGTCGGAACTGGAGCGGATGGGCGACCTCGCCGACAACATCGCGCGGCGTGCGCTCGAATTGAACGTCGAGCCGCAGTTGAAACCCTATATCGACATTCCGCGCATGGCCAACTGGACCATGCGGATGGTCAAGGAGTGCCTGGATGCCTTCGTGAATTCCGATCCGGTCTTGGCACGCAAGGTCTGCATGGACGACGATTTCGTCGACGATGTGAATGAACAGCTCTTTCGCGAACTCCTCTCCTTCATGCTGGAAAACACCCAGACGATCACGCGCGCCCTCCGGCTGACCTTCGTCGCCAAATCGCTCGAACGGATCGCCGACCACGCCACCAACATTGCGGAGCTTGTCGTCTATATGGTAGAAGGCAAGAACATTCGGCACACCCTCCCCTCCGCGAGTGTCTAA